In a genomic window of Rhodovulum sp. P5:
- the map gene encoding type I methionyl aminopeptidase — protein MDERSGGRRTKDNIRIYEPADFAGMHAAGRIAAEILDEIIPLIRPGQTTGEIDRVITELVEAKGARSATIGYKGYQHASCISVNHVVCHGIPGEKTLKDGDILNVDVTVIVDGWFGDTSRMYVAGKLSRKAERLIEVTHDALFKGIEAVKPGNTFGDIGHAIQTYVEANRMSVVRDFCGHGLGRVFHAPPNVLHYGQPGTGPVLEEGMFFTIEPMVNLGRPETKVLADDWTAVTRDKSLSAQYEHSIGVTSDGCEIFTLSPGGVFHPTYR, from the coding sequence TTGGACGAAAGATCGGGCGGCCGTCGCACAAAGGACAATATCCGCATTTACGAACCGGCAGATTTCGCCGGCATGCATGCGGCGGGCAGGATTGCTGCTGAGATCCTCGACGAGATCATACCGCTGATCCGGCCCGGCCAGACCACCGGTGAAATCGACCGCGTCATCACCGAACTGGTCGAGGCCAAGGGCGCACGGTCGGCCACGATCGGCTATAAGGGCTATCAGCATGCCAGCTGCATCTCGGTCAATCATGTCGTCTGCCATGGCATTCCGGGCGAGAAGACGCTGAAGGACGGCGACATCCTGAATGTCGACGTGACCGTTATCGTCGACGGCTGGTTCGGCGATACCAGCCGGATGTATGTGGCCGGGAAACTCTCGCGCAAGGCCGAACGGCTGATCGAGGTCACCCATGATGCGCTTTTCAAGGGGATCGAGGCGGTCAAGCCCGGCAACACCTTCGGGGATATCGGCCACGCGATCCAGACCTATGTCGAGGCCAACCGGATGAGCGTGGTGCGCGATTTCTGCGGCCACGGGCTGGGCCGCGTGTTCCATGCCCCGCCGAACGTTCTGCATTACGGACAGCCGGGCACCGGGCCCGTGCTGGAGGAAGGCATGTTCTTCACCATCGAACCGATGGTCAATCTGGGCCGGCCCGAAACCAAGGTGCTGGCCGATGACTGGACGGCGGTGACCCGCGACAAATCGCTTTCGGCACAATACGAACACTCCATCGGTGTGACATCGGATGGGTGCGAGATCTTCACGCTCTCGCCGGGGGGCGTGTTCCACCCTACCTATCGGTAA
- a CDS encoding dienelactone hydrolase family protein: MRPATRYPDTSAETAPVHHRFGWRLTPARWAVLILSLIAIAVSVWHLEAERAGVLIEPVPGTGTTPTTVYRMKDSGPAPVVIVSHGFAGSRPLMQATSLTLARAGYAAVAFDYEGHGRNPVPMSGDLDSPEGTALLLMDETKRVIDAALDQPWADGRVAILGHSMGSYIAVRQARVDDRLAATVAVSMSDDSITATDPPNLLMVQGAWEGRLIPDARAALERADPEAEFGETVGDPAEGTGRRAILAPHVEHVGVIWSPVMLQEARAWLDATFGRQSDGPVANMGGWTALLLAGIVALGWPLARLRERTEEPRPVPLSHKRFLIVALLPAVVVPLVLSPVDTRFLPVLVAEYLAMHFFVYGMVVLAMLAWWDEVRWPSRDEVRRILMLAGLVAFYGIFVFGLAMDRYVTSFFPIPIRLLIIAAMAVGTVPYMLSDSLMVEGGRAPLWRSLTARGAFLVSLGIAVALDFDRLFFLLVILPVVLLFFLLFGMMGGWVGRSTARPAGAGIGLGLFLAWALGVTFPMFQAV, translated from the coding sequence ATGCGCCCTGCCACCCGATATCCCGACACGTCCGCCGAAACGGCGCCGGTACATCACCGTTTCGGCTGGCGGCTGACGCCGGCCCGCTGGGCCGTTCTGATCCTGTCGCTGATCGCGATCGCGGTATCGGTCTGGCACCTGGAGGCCGAACGGGCCGGGGTCCTGATCGAACCGGTTCCGGGCACGGGCACAACGCCCACCACGGTCTACCGGATGAAGGACAGCGGCCCCGCGCCGGTGGTCATCGTCTCCCACGGGTTCGCCGGATCACGGCCGTTGATGCAGGCGACCTCGCTGACGCTGGCACGGGCGGGCTATGCGGCCGTCGCGTTCGACTATGAAGGCCACGGGCGCAACCCGGTGCCGATGTCGGGCGATCTGGACAGCCCCGAGGGCACGGCGCTTCTGCTGATGGACGAAACCAAACGCGTGATCGACGCCGCGCTGGACCAGCCCTGGGCCGATGGGCGGGTAGCGATCCTTGGCCATTCCATGGGCAGTTACATCGCCGTGCGGCAGGCCCGCGTCGATGACCGGCTGGCGGCAACCGTGGCCGTGTCGATGTCGGACGACAGTATCACCGCGACCGATCCGCCGAACCTGCTGATGGTGCAGGGCGCGTGGGAAGGGCGGCTGATCCCCGACGCGCGCGCCGCGCTGGAACGCGCCGACCCCGAGGCCGAATTCGGCGAGACCGTGGGCGACCCGGCCGAGGGCACGGGGCGCCGCGCCATCCTCGCCCCCCATGTGGAGCATGTCGGCGTGATCTGGTCGCCCGTGATGCTGCAAGAGGCCCGGGCGTGGCTGGATGCGACCTTCGGGCGGCAAAGCGACGGGCCGGTCGCGAACATGGGCGGCTGGACGGCGCTTCTTTTGGCGGGCATCGTTGCGCTTGGCTGGCCCTTGGCGCGCCTGCGTGAACGCACCGAGGAGCCGCGGCCCGTGCCACTGTCGCACAAGCGCTTCCTGATCGTGGCGCTGCTGCCCGCGGTGGTGGTGCCCTTGGTCCTGTCCCCCGTCGACACGCGGTTCCTGCCGGTGCTGGTGGCGGAGTATCTGGCCATGCATTTCTTCGTCTACGGTATGGTGGTGCTTGCCATGCTGGCATGGTGGGACGAGGTCCGCTGGCCCAGCCGGGACGAGGTCCGGCGCATCCTCATGCTGGCCGGTCTCGTCGCCTTCTATGGAATCTTCGTCTTCGGGCTGGCTATGGACCGGTATGTGACCAGCTTCTTCCCGATCCCGATCCGGCTTTTGATCATCGCGGCGATGGCCGTCGGCACGGTGCCCTACATGCTGTCGGACTCCCTGATGGTCGAGGGCGGGCGGGCACCGCTTTGGCGCAGCCTGACCGCGCGTGGGGCGTTCCTCGTCTCGCTCGGCATCGCCGTGGCGCTCGATTTCGACCGGCTGTTCTTCCTGCTGGTGATCCTGCCGGTGGTGCTGCTGTTCTTTCTGCTGTTCGGCATGATGGGCGGCTGGGTTGGCCGGTCCACCGCCCGACCTGCCGGGGCGGGGATCGGGCTGGGGCTGTTTCTGGCCTGGGCGCTGGGCGTCACCTTCCCGATGTTTCAGGCGGTGTGA
- a CDS encoding P-II family nitrogen regulator, producing the protein MKFKMILVITKDEKTDLVTETARAHGATGMTVITNVRGEGLKPKKSFMGLTVEGQRDIVILLVEEHISRHILEEIARAAGFENEPGVGVAMQIDIEDVIGLGTQIASIRHEIEEEDL; encoded by the coding sequence ATGAAATTCAAGATGATCCTTGTCATTACCAAGGACGAGAAGACCGATCTTGTGACCGAGACGGCCCGGGCCCACGGGGCCACGGGCATGACGGTTATCACGAATGTCCGGGGCGAGGGGCTGAAGCCGAAGAAAAGCTTCATGGGCCTGACCGTCGAAGGGCAGCGCGACATCGTCATCCTGCTGGTGGAAGAACATATCAGCCGCCACATCCTGGAGGAAATCGCGCGCGCCGCGGGGTTTGAGAATGAACCGGGCGTCGGCGTCGCCATGCAGATCGACATCGAGGACGTGATCGGCCTTGGCACGCAGATCGCCTCGATCCGCCATGAGATCGAGGAGGAAGACCTGTGA
- the sfsA gene encoding DNA/RNA nuclease SfsA has protein sequence MNFEVPLVRGRLTRRYNRFLADVTLDTGEEVVAHCPNPGAMLGLKDPGLPVWLEPNDDPRRKLRYGWRLVELEGGNWAGIDASLPNRVVREALEAGHIPELASYSGIRAEVKYGQRSRVDFLLTEPGLPQTYVEVKNVHLRRTDDWAEFPDSVTTRGARHMEELAAMVAAGHRSVLVYLVQRTDCRRFRLAGDIDPAYAKACREAHDAGVQILCHGTKIGTDGIDMADAIEVHLDPAS, from the coding sequence ATGAATTTCGAGGTTCCCCTTGTCCGCGGCCGGCTGACGCGCCGGTACAACAGATTTCTGGCCGATGTCACGCTGGACACCGGCGAAGAGGTCGTGGCCCATTGCCCGAACCCCGGCGCGATGCTGGGCCTGAAAGACCCGGGCCTGCCCGTCTGGCTTGAACCGAACGACGATCCGCGCCGCAAGCTGCGCTATGGCTGGCGGCTGGTGGAACTGGAGGGCGGCAACTGGGCGGGCATCGATGCGAGCCTGCCCAACCGCGTGGTGCGCGAGGCGCTGGAGGCCGGACATATCCCGGAACTTGCCTCCTATTCCGGCATCCGGGCAGAGGTGAAATACGGGCAGAGAAGCCGCGTTGATTTCCTGCTGACCGAACCGGGCCTGCCCCAGACCTATGTCGAGGTAAAAAACGTCCACCTGCGGCGCACCGACGACTGGGCGGAGTTTCCCGACAGCGTCACCACCCGCGGCGCGCGCCACATGGAGGAACTGGCCGCGATGGTCGCCGCCGGGCACCGGTCGGTTCTGGTCTACCTTGTCCAGCGCACCGACTGCCGCCGCTTCCGTCTGGCCGGCGATATCGACCCGGCCTATGCCAAGGCCTGCCGCGAGGCACACGACGCCGGGGTGCAGATCCTGTGCCATGGGACCAAGATCGGCACCGACGGCATCGACATGGCCGACGCGATTGAGGTGCATCTGGACCCCGCGTCCTAG
- a CDS encoding DUF1538 domain-containing protein, whose protein sequence is MFDVMRGMTAQIAGTIRDLAPIVLVVGFFQIVVLRQPVDGLGEIAFGLLFVMAGLAIFIQGLEMALFPIGESLADAFAQKGSLFWLLAFAFGLGFGTTVAEPALIAVAAEAAGIMAEGGAIPKTESATEGYALALRYTVAVSVGTSIVIGVWRILKGWPIQWFIIAGYILVVALTTVAPAEIIGIAYDSGGVTTSTITVPLVTALGVGLASAIKGRNPMVDGFGLIAFASLLPIVFVLLFGIVVQG, encoded by the coding sequence ATGTTCGATGTGATGCGCGGCATGACGGCACAGATCGCGGGGACGATCCGCGACCTTGCGCCCATCGTTCTGGTGGTGGGGTTCTTCCAGATCGTCGTGCTGCGCCAGCCTGTCGATGGGCTCGGCGAAATCGCCTTTGGCCTGCTGTTCGTGATGGCGGGGCTTGCGATCTTCATCCAGGGGCTGGAGATGGCGCTGTTCCCCATCGGGGAATCGCTGGCCGACGCCTTCGCGCAAAAGGGCTCTCTCTTCTGGCTTCTGGCCTTTGCCTTCGGGCTGGGCTTTGGCACGACGGTGGCTGAACCGGCCCTGATCGCCGTGGCGGCCGAGGCGGCGGGCATCATGGCCGAGGGCGGCGCGATCCCGAAAACCGAAAGCGCGACGGAGGGCTATGCGCTGGCGCTGCGCTATACCGTGGCCGTGTCGGTGGGCACGTCCATCGTGATCGGCGTCTGGCGCATCCTCAAGGGCTGGCCGATCCAGTGGTTCATCATCGCGGGCTATATCCTTGTCGTGGCGCTGACCACCGTGGCGCCCGCGGAAATCATCGGCATCGCTTACGACTCCGGCGGGGTCACGACCTCGACCATCACGGTGCCGCTGGTCACCGCACTGGGCGTCGGGCTGGCCTCTGCCATCAAGGGGCGCAACCCGATGGTGGACGGTTTCGGCCTGATCGCCTTTGCCAGTCTGCTGCCCATCGTCTTCGTGCTTCTCTTCGGGATCGTGGTGCAGGGATGA
- the argE gene encoding acetylornithine deacetylase yields the protein MATLEQTRAILADLVAFPTVSSESNLELVVHVAAMLGELGARVDLFHDETGHKANLFATFGPRNTDGGIVLSGHTDVVPVAGQDWSTDPFELHEAEGRLFGRGTCDMKGFVACVLAMAPTYAGLNLRRPLHIALTHDEEVGCLGAQALIRELAARDLRPAIAIVGEPTAMRIVEAHKGCCEYTVEFHGLEGHGSTPAAGVNAAGAAIRYAARLMELAEALKARAPSDSPFTPPETTVNIGRIAAGHAHNVIPGHAELCWEMRPVQAADMSFVKDEMARFVDDTLLPDMRAVHPDASIVTHVIGEVAGLEPQADNPARDLIGDLTGRTAAETAPFSTEAGLFQSLGCSAVLCGPGSIAQAHKPDEYIAIKQLGQCLDMLNGLAAALTD from the coding sequence ATGGCCACGCTGGAACAGACCCGCGCGATCCTGGCTGACCTGGTGGCCTTTCCCACGGTGTCGTCGGAGTCGAACCTTGAACTGGTGGTCCATGTCGCCGCGATGCTGGGCGAACTGGGCGCCCGGGTCGACCTGTTTCACGACGAAACCGGGCACAAGGCGAACCTGTTTGCCACCTTCGGGCCCCGCAACACCGATGGCGGGATCGTTCTTTCGGGCCATACCGACGTGGTGCCGGTGGCCGGACAGGACTGGTCGACCGATCCGTTCGAATTGCATGAGGCCGAGGGGCGGCTTTTCGGGCGCGGCACCTGCGACATGAAAGGATTCGTCGCCTGCGTGCTTGCCATGGCCCCGACCTATGCCGGGCTGAACCTGCGCCGCCCGCTGCATATCGCGCTGACCCATGACGAAGAGGTCGGATGCCTTGGTGCGCAGGCGCTGATCCGGGAACTCGCCGCGCGGGACTTGCGCCCAGCCATCGCCATCGTGGGCGAGCCTACGGCAATGCGGATCGTCGAGGCGCACAAGGGCTGCTGCGAATACACGGTCGAATTCCACGGGCTGGAAGGGCACGGGTCGACCCCCGCCGCCGGGGTGAACGCGGCCGGCGCGGCGATCCGCTATGCCGCGCGACTGATGGAACTGGCCGAGGCACTGAAGGCCCGCGCACCGTCGGACAGCCCCTTCACCCCGCCGGAAACCACCGTGAATATCGGCCGGATCGCGGCGGGACATGCCCATAACGTCATCCCGGGTCATGCGGAACTGTGCTGGGAAATGCGCCCGGTGCAGGCCGCCGACATGTCCTTCGTCAAGGATGAAATGGCGCGTTTCGTCGACGACACCCTCTTGCCCGACATGCGGGCCGTCCACCCCGACGCCAGCATCGTCACACATGTGATCGGCGAGGTTGCCGGGCTGGAGCCGCAGGCCGATAACCCCGCGCGCGACCTGATCGGCGACCTGACGGGCCGGACGGCGGCGGAAACGGCCCCCTTCTCGACCGAGGCGGGGTTGTTCCAGTCCCTCGGCTGTTCGGCGGTGCTGTGCGGGCCCGGGTCCATCGCGCAGGCCCACAAACCGGACGAATACATCGCGATCAAGCAACTTGGCCAATGCCTCGACATGCTGAACGGGCTAGCCGCCGCGCTGACCGACTGA
- a CDS encoding aspartate aminotransferase family protein, which translates to MLKNDMLEQWDRENFFHPSTHLGQFARGEAPQRVVTGGQGCFIEDREGNRFLDAFAGLYCVNVGYGRTEIAEAIAEQAKELAYYHAYVGHGTETNITLAKMVMDRAPDHMSKVYFGLSGSDANETNVKLVWYYNNILGRPEKKKIISRRRGYHGSGLITGSLTGLAAFHNKFDLPLDPVLHTEAAYYYRRPDLDMTEADFVAFCAAELQALIEREGADTIAAFIGEPVMGTGGIVPPPAGYWEAITPILEANDILLIADEVVTGFGRLGTMFGSTHYGLKPDIITIAKGLTSAYAPLSGSIISDKVWKVLEQGTDENGPLGHGWTYSAHPIGAAAGVANLKLIDEMGLVQNAGEVGGYFTAKMGEALSSHPHVGEVRGEGMLCAVELVEDKASRTFYDPPMKTAGAVVAEMAKEGVICRAMPQGDILGFAPPLCLTREEADRVVDVTAKSVKAVLG; encoded by the coding sequence ATGCTGAAGAACGACATGCTGGAACAGTGGGACCGTGAGAACTTTTTCCACCCCTCGACCCATCTGGGCCAATTCGCCCGCGGAGAGGCCCCCCAGCGCGTGGTCACCGGCGGGCAGGGCTGTTTCATCGAGGATCGGGAGGGTAACCGGTTCCTCGACGCCTTCGCGGGTCTTTACTGCGTGAATGTCGGTTACGGCCGGACCGAGATCGCCGAGGCCATCGCAGAGCAGGCGAAGGAACTTGCGTATTACCACGCCTATGTCGGCCACGGGACCGAAACCAATATCACGCTGGCGAAGATGGTGATGGACCGCGCGCCCGATCACATGTCCAAGGTCTATTTCGGGCTCAGCGGGTCGGACGCGAACGAGACCAACGTGAAACTGGTCTGGTACTACAACAACATCCTCGGCCGGCCGGAGAAGAAGAAGATCATCAGCCGTCGGCGCGGCTATCACGGTTCGGGCCTGATCACCGGCTCGCTGACCGGGCTGGCCGCCTTCCACAACAAGTTCGACCTGCCGCTTGACCCGGTCCTGCACACCGAGGCCGCGTATTACTACCGCCGCCCCGATCTGGATATGACGGAGGCCGATTTCGTGGCCTTCTGCGCCGCAGAGTTGCAGGCGCTGATCGAGCGGGAGGGCGCGGACACCATCGCCGCCTTCATCGGCGAACCGGTCATGGGCACCGGTGGCATCGTGCCCCCGCCCGCCGGCTATTGGGAGGCGATCACGCCGATCCTGGAGGCCAACGACATCCTGCTGATCGCCGATGAGGTCGTCACCGGCTTTGGCCGGCTGGGCACCATGTTCGGCTCCACCCATTACGGGCTGAAGCCTGACATCATCACCATCGCCAAGGGGCTGACCTCCGCCTATGCGCCACTGTCGGGCTCGATCATCTCCGACAAGGTGTGGAAGGTGCTGGAACAGGGCACCGACGAAAACGGCCCCCTGGGCCATGGCTGGACCTATTCGGCCCATCCCATCGGCGCCGCCGCGGGCGTGGCGAACCTGAAACTGATCGACGAGATGGGGCTGGTTCAGAACGCAGGCGAGGTCGGCGGGTATTTCACCGCGAAGATGGGTGAGGCCCTCTCCTCCCACCCCCATGTGGGCGAGGTTCGGGGCGAGGGGATGCTTTGCGCCGTGGAACTGGTGGAGGACAAGGCCTCCCGCACCTTCTACGACCCGCCGATGAAAACCGCGGGCGCCGTGGTGGCCGAAATGGCGAAAGAGGGCGTCATCTGCCGCGCCATGCCGCAAGGCGACATCCTCGGCTTCGCGCCCCCGCTGTGCCTGACACGGGAAGAGGCCGACCGGGTGGTGGATGTGACGGCGAAATCGGTGAAGGCGGTGCTGGGGTAG
- a CDS encoding DUF1538 domain-containing protein, with translation MTGWADHLLATFLGTLRDVAPIAAILVGFQVGVLRRKVPHLRKVLIGSFYVVLGLALFLFGLEQALFPLGEMMAQSLTDPAFVAGGKPVASLVWHDYYWTYIFAFAIGFATTIAEPSLIAVALKAKEVSAGGITAWGLRIAVAIGVALSLSVGTFRIVTGTPLYLYMIVGYLIVVVQTIFAPRMIVPLAYDSGGVTTSTVTVPLVAALGLGLASTVPGRSPLLDGFGLIALASLFPMITVMGYAQISAWRAGRVRGAKDAAAEGGPP, from the coding sequence ATGACAGGCTGGGCAGATCATCTTCTGGCGACCTTTCTGGGCACCCTTCGGGACGTCGCCCCGATTGCCGCCATTCTGGTCGGCTTTCAAGTCGGCGTGTTGCGCCGCAAGGTGCCGCATCTGCGCAAGGTTCTGATCGGGTCCTTCTACGTGGTCCTGGGGCTGGCGCTGTTCCTCTTCGGGCTGGAACAGGCCCTGTTCCCGCTGGGGGAGATGATGGCGCAAAGCCTGACCGACCCGGCCTTCGTCGCGGGCGGCAAGCCGGTCGCGTCGCTGGTCTGGCACGATTATTACTGGACCTACATCTTCGCCTTTGCCATCGGCTTTGCCACCACCATCGCCGAACCTTCGCTGATCGCCGTGGCGCTGAAGGCGAAGGAGGTTTCGGCGGGCGGCATCACCGCCTGGGGGCTGCGCATCGCGGTGGCCATCGGCGTCGCGCTCAGCCTGTCGGTGGGGACGTTCCGGATCGTCACGGGCACGCCGCTCTATCTCTATATGATCGTGGGCTATCTGATCGTTGTCGTGCAGACGATATTCGCGCCGCGGATGATCGTGCCCCTGGCCTATGATTCCGGCGGGGTCACGACCTCGACCGTCACGGTGCCGCTGGTGGCCGCGCTTGGGCTGGGGCTCGCCTCCACCGTGCCGGGGCGCAGCCCGCTTCTGGACGGTTTCGGACTGATTGCGCTTGCGAGTCTCTTTCCCATGATCACGGTGATGGGCTATGCCCAGATCAGCGCCTGGCGTGCCGGGCGCGTGCGCGGTGCAAAGGACGCCGCGGCGGAAGGAGGGCCGCCATGA
- a CDS encoding extracellular solute-binding protein, which produces MARRLTIALLITGLWATAAGAEDTVTRHGISAFGALKYPAGFAQFDYVNPDAPKGGTMSFRGTGASRTFDSLNPFILAGEPAQGLDHIYDSLMEPAYDEPDAVYGLLAESVTYPEDRSWVIYTLREGARFADGAPVAAADVMFTLETLKAEGSPTYRIRLKDVASVTALSPRQVRVDFADGAATRDLIADVGLIPIIPAHFYATREFDRSTLEPPLGSGPYVVEKVDAGRAITYCRNPDYWGADLAVNVGKNNFDCYRYEYYADNTGAFEAFKTGGYLFHEEFTSALWATNYDFPALEKGWIKREEIEDARPSGAQGFWLNLRRPQFADPRVRQAIGMMFNFEWSNQRLFHGLYERTDSFWENSDMQAEGLPKGAELAVLEEFRDQLPDAVFSEPAFVPKVQSPDRNLDRAVLRQAGALLDAAGWHVDPKGLRRNAEGETLPVEFVSDSPAFERIVLPFIDNLSRLGVEAKYTQVDAAQMQQRQDDFDYDVTVARYVLSMSPSIELRTLFGSESADAKGSNNLSGLADPVVDALIEKVLAAEDRETLRVRVKALDRVLRAKHIWVPNWYKGSHWIAYWDVFGKPANKPPYDRGTDYWWWDQGKYEALRETGALR; this is translated from the coding sequence ATGGCCCGACGTCTGACAATCGCACTGCTCATCACCGGCCTTTGGGCCACCGCGGCGGGTGCCGAAGACACGGTCACGCGCCATGGCATCTCTGCCTTCGGGGCGCTGAAATACCCCGCCGGTTTTGCGCAGTTCGACTATGTGAACCCGGACGCGCCGAAGGGCGGCACGATGAGTTTTCGCGGCACCGGCGCCTCGCGCACCTTCGACAGCTTAAACCCGTTCATCCTGGCCGGTGAGCCGGCGCAGGGGCTGGACCATATCTACGACTCTCTCATGGAACCGGCCTATGACGAACCCGACGCCGTCTATGGCCTGCTGGCAGAGAGCGTGACCTATCCCGAAGACCGGTCATGGGTGATCTACACCCTGCGCGAGGGCGCGCGCTTTGCCGATGGCGCCCCGGTGGCGGCCGCCGATGTGATGTTCACACTTGAGACGCTGAAGGCGGAGGGATCGCCGACATATCGCATCCGGCTGAAAGACGTCGCCAGCGTGACCGCCCTGTCGCCGCGGCAGGTGCGGGTCGATTTCGCGGACGGCGCGGCGACGCGGGACCTGATCGCCGATGTCGGGTTAATCCCAATTATCCCCGCGCATTTCTACGCGACGCGGGAATTCGACCGCTCGACACTGGAACCGCCCTTGGGGTCGGGGCCTTACGTGGTGGAAAAGGTCGATGCCGGGCGCGCCATCACCTATTGCCGCAACCCCGATTACTGGGGGGCCGATCTGGCGGTGAATGTCGGCAAGAACAATTTCGACTGCTATCGGTACGAATACTACGCCGACAACACCGGCGCGTTCGAGGCATTCAAGACCGGCGGATACCTGTTCCACGAGGAATTCACGTCTGCCCTTTGGGCGACGAATTACGACTTCCCGGCCCTCGAAAAGGGCTGGATCAAGCGGGAGGAGATCGAGGACGCCCGACCATCCGGCGCGCAGGGCTTCTGGCTGAACCTGCGGCGGCCGCAATTCGCCGACCCGCGCGTGCGGCAAGCCATCGGCATGATGTTCAACTTCGAATGGTCGAACCAGCGGCTGTTTCACGGGCTTTATGAACGCACCGACAGTTTCTGGGAAAACTCCGACATGCAGGCAGAGGGGCTGCCGAAGGGGGCGGAACTGGCGGTGCTGGAGGAATTTCGCGACCAGTTGCCGGACGCGGTGTTTTCCGAACCCGCCTTCGTGCCCAAGGTGCAAAGCCCCGACCGCAACCTCGACCGGGCGGTGCTGCGGCAGGCCGGGGCCCTGCTGGACGCGGCGGGGTGGCATGTCGACCCCAAGGGCCTGCGCCGGAATGCGGAGGGCGAGACGCTGCCCGTCGAATTCGTCTCCGACAGCCCGGCCTTCGAGCGGATCGTGCTGCCCTTTATCGACAACCTGTCCCGGCTGGGGGTGGAGGCGAAATACACCCAGGTCGACGCCGCGCAGATGCAGCAGCGGCAGGACGACTTCGACTATGACGTGACGGTGGCGCGCTACGTTCTTTCGATGAGCCCCTCCATCGAACTGCGCACGCTCTTCGGCAGTGAAAGTGCGGACGCGAAGGGCAGCAACAACCTGTCAGGGCTGGCCGACCCGGTGGTGGATGCGCTGATCGAGAAGGTGCTGGCCGCAGAGGACAGGGAGACGTTGCGCGTGCGCGTGAAGGCGCTGGACCGGGTGCTGCGGGCCAAGCACATCTGGGTGCCGAACTGGTACAAGGGGTCGCACTGGATCGCCTATTGGGACGTGTTCGGGAAACCGGCGAACAAGCCGCCCTATGATAGGGGGACGGATTACTGGTGGTGGGATCAGGGGAAGTATGAGGCGTTGAGGGAGACGGGGGCGTTGCGATGA
- a CDS encoding M24 family metallopeptidase, translating into MNDQIVQFGYATEGRAPFSRAEYDRRLGLVRRAMEERGIDILFVEDPSNMAWLTGYDGWSFYVHQGVLVFHDADPMWWGRQMDANGAVRTVWMAGVHITHYSDAYVQSSERHPMQHLAGIIRDLGYGAKRVGVEMENYYFSAKAYVTLRDSLPEADLVDATALVNWQRTVKSDEELDFMRRAAKISEKIIDGVVERIEPGLPKNELVADIYRDALTGLDGDWGDYPAIVPLLPSGTDAAASHLTWDGRTFEGGEATFFEISGCYRRYHAPFCRTVFLGTPPDYMIRAEAALIEGIEAGLWAAKAGNRARDIANALNAVLERAGIERGARCGYPIGLSYPPDWGERTISLRAEDDTVLEPGMTFHFMPGLWMETWGLEITESILIREDGPAHTFCNRPRKLFVKP; encoded by the coding sequence ATGAACGACCAAATCGTCCAGTTCGGCTATGCCACCGAGGGCCGAGCCCCCTTCAGCCGGGCGGAATACGACCGGCGGCTGGGCCTTGTGCGCCGCGCGATGGAGGAGCGAGGCATCGACATCCTGTTCGTCGAGGACCCCTCGAACATGGCGTGGCTGACCGGCTATGACGGCTGGTCGTTCTATGTGCATCAGGGGGTACTGGTGTTCCACGATGCCGACCCGATGTGGTGGGGCCGCCAGATGGATGCCAATGGCGCGGTCAGGACGGTCTGGATGGCCGGCGTGCACATCACCCATTATTCCGACGCCTATGTGCAGTCGAGCGAACGACACCCGATGCAGCATCTGGCGGGCATCATCCGCGATCTGGGCTATGGGGCGAAGCGCGTGGGCGTTGAGATGGAGAACTACTATTTCTCCGCCAAGGCCTATGTGACCCTGCGCGACAGCCTGCCAGAGGCGGACCTTGTCGACGCGACCGCCCTGGTGAACTGGCAGCGCACGGTGAAATCCGACGAAGAGCTGGATTTCATGCGCCGGGCTGCGAAGATCTCGGAAAAGATCATCGACGGGGTGGTGGAGCGGATCGAGCCGGGCCTTCCCAAGAACGAACTGGTGGCCGACATCTATCGCGACGCGCTGACCGGGCTGGACGGGGACTGGGGCGATTACCCGGCCATCGTGCCGCTGCTGCCCTCGGGCACGGATGCCGCGGCCTCGCACCTGACATGGGACGGGCGAACGTTTGAAGGGGGCGAGGCGACGTTTTTCGAGATCTCCGGCTGTTACCGGCGCTACCACGCGCCGTTCTGCCGAACGGTGTTCCTTGGGACGCCACCGGATTACATGATCCGCGCCGAGGCCGCGCTGATCGAAGGGATCGAGGCGGGACTTTGGGCCGCCAAGGCCGGCAACCGGGCCCGCGACATCGCCAACGCGTTAAACGCGGTGCTGGAACGGGCGGGCATCGAACGGGGTGCGCGCTGTGGCTATCCCATCGGGTTGTCCTATCCGCCGGACTGGGGTGAGCGGACGATTTCCTTGCGCGCCGAGGATGACACGGTGCTGGAGCCGGGCATGACCTTCCATTTCATGCCGGGCCTGTGGATGGAAACCTGGGGGTTGGAGATCACCGAGTCGATCCTGATCCGCGAGGATGGCCCGGCCCACACGTTCTGCAACCGCCCGCGCAAGCTGTTCGTGAAACCTTGA